The following are from one region of the Pseudomonas putida genome:
- the oadA gene encoding sodium-extruding oxaloacetate decarboxylase subunit alpha, translating into MSKKIHVTDTILRDAHQSLLATRMRTEDMLPICDKLDKVGYWSLEVWGGATFDACVRFLKEDPWERLRKLRAALPNTRLQMLLRGQNLLGYRHYSDDVVKAFVAKAAVNGIDVFRIFDAMNDVRNLRVAIEAVKAAGKHAQGTIAYTTSPVHTIEAFVNQAKQMEAMGCDSIAIKDMAGLLTPFATGELVKALKAEQSLPVFIHSHDTAGLAAMCQLKAVENGADHIDTAISSFAWGTSHPGTESMVAALKGSEFDTGLDLELLQEIGLYFYAVRKKYHQFESEFTAVDTRVQVNQVPGGMISNLANQLKEQGALNRMNEVLAEIPRVREDLGFPPLVTPTSQIVGTQAFFNVLAGERYKTITNEVKLYLQGGYGKAPGVVNEQLRRQAIGSEEVIDVRPADLLKPEMAKLRADIGALARCEEDVLTFAMFPDIGRKFLEEREAGTLTPEALLPIPEAGAVASHGGEGVPTEFVIDVHGETYRVDITGVGVKAEGKRHFYLSIDGMPEEVVFEPLNEFVGGGSSKRKQASAPGHVSTTMPGNIVDVLVKEGDMVKTGQAVLITEAMKMETEVQAGIAGKVVAIHVAKGDRVTPGEILIEIEG; encoded by the coding sequence ATGTCCAAGAAAATTCACGTAACCGACACGATCCTGCGCGACGCCCACCAGTCCCTGCTGGCCACCCGCATGCGTACCGAAGACATGCTGCCGATCTGCGACAAGCTCGACAAGGTCGGCTACTGGTCGCTGGAAGTCTGGGGTGGCGCCACCTTCGACGCCTGCGTGCGCTTCCTCAAGGAAGACCCATGGGAGCGCCTGCGCAAGTTGCGCGCGGCGCTGCCCAACACCCGCCTGCAAATGCTGCTGCGCGGCCAGAACCTGCTGGGCTACCGCCACTACAGCGACGACGTGGTCAAGGCCTTCGTCGCCAAGGCAGCGGTCAACGGTATCGACGTGTTCCGCATCTTCGATGCCATGAACGACGTGCGTAACCTGCGTGTGGCCATTGAAGCAGTCAAGGCCGCCGGCAAGCACGCCCAGGGCACCATCGCCTATACCACCAGCCCGGTGCACACCATCGAAGCCTTCGTGAACCAGGCCAAGCAGATGGAAGCCATGGGTTGCGACTCGATCGCGATCAAGGACATGGCCGGCCTGCTGACCCCGTTCGCCACCGGTGAACTGGTCAAGGCGCTGAAGGCCGAGCAATCGTTGCCGGTGTTCATCCACTCTCACGACACTGCCGGCCTGGCCGCCATGTGCCAGCTGAAGGCTGTGGAAAACGGCGCCGATCACATCGACACCGCCATCTCCAGCTTCGCCTGGGGCACCAGCCACCCGGGTACCGAGTCGATGGTTGCCGCGCTCAAGGGCAGCGAGTTCGACACCGGCCTGGACCTGGAGCTGTTGCAGGAAATCGGCTTGTACTTCTATGCCGTGCGCAAGAAGTACCACCAGTTCGAAAGCGAGTTCACCGCTGTGGACACCCGCGTGCAGGTCAACCAGGTACCGGGCGGCATGATTTCCAACCTGGCCAACCAGCTCAAGGAGCAGGGCGCCCTCAATCGCATGAACGAGGTGCTGGCAGAGATCCCGCGCGTGCGTGAAGACCTCGGCTTCCCGCCGCTGGTGACCCCGACGTCGCAGATCGTCGGCACCCAGGCGTTCTTCAACGTGCTGGCCGGCGAGCGCTACAAGACCATCACCAACGAGGTGAAGCTGTACCTGCAAGGCGGTTACGGCAAGGCCCCGGGCGTGGTCAACGAGCAGTTGCGCCGCCAGGCGATCGGCAGCGAAGAAGTGATCGACGTACGCCCGGCCGACCTGCTGAAGCCGGAAATGGCCAAGCTGCGTGCCGACATCGGCGCTTTGGCCCGTTGCGAAGAAGACGTGCTGACTTTCGCCATGTTCCCGGATATCGGCCGCAAGTTCCTCGAAGAACGCGAAGCCGGCACGCTGACCCCTGAAGCCCTGCTGCCAATTCCTGAAGCCGGCGCAGTGGCATCCCATGGCGGTGAAGGCGTACCGACCGAGTTCGTCATCGACGTGCACGGCGAAACCTACCGCGTCGACATCACCGGCGTGGGCGTGAAGGCCGAAGGCAAGCGCCACTTCTACCTGTCGATCGACGGCATGCCGGAAGAAGTGGTGTTCGAGCCGCTCAACGAATTCGTCGGCGGCGGCAGCAGCAAGCGCAAGCAGGCCAGTGCCCCGGGCCACGTCAGCACCACCATGCCAGGCAACATCGTCGATGTGCTGGTCAAGGAAGGCGACATGGTCAAGACCGGCCAGGCCGTGCTGATCACCGAAGCCATGAAGATGGAGACCGAAGTGCAGGCGGGTATCGCCGGCAAGGTCGTGGCCATCCACGTGGCCAAGGGCGACCGTGTGACGCCGGGTGAGATCCTGATCGAGATCGAAGGCTGA
- a CDS encoding LysR family transcriptional regulator, whose product MRKSLMRMTLRQLQIFNEVCDLRSYSRAAEEMALTQPAVSLQIRQLEELIGQPLFEYVGKKLYLTEAAEALQRASRDIFGRLESLDMQLSDMQGSLQGQLKLAIESSAKYFVPHLFAAFKQRHPEVNLTLTVVNRAQAIRRLSDNRDDLIIMSMVPQDMGLEFLPFLNNPIVAVAPPEHPLCKLEQLRLQDLEPHTLLVREQGSGTRKACEEYFKDKRVHFTQTLEVASADAQRECVIAGLGIALLTRHAVNLELATGVLKELPVEELPLYRSWCVVQSKAKRQSPVALAFLAFIRSERALISALVERFSGKPLPTPARP is encoded by the coding sequence ATGCGTAAGTCCTTGATGCGTATGACTTTGCGTCAGCTGCAGATCTTCAACGAGGTGTGCGATTTGCGTTCGTACAGCCGTGCGGCGGAAGAGATGGCGCTGACGCAACCCGCCGTTAGTCTACAGATCCGCCAGCTCGAAGAGCTGATCGGCCAGCCGCTGTTCGAGTACGTAGGCAAGAAGCTCTACCTGACCGAAGCTGCCGAGGCCCTGCAACGCGCCAGCCGCGATATCTTCGGGCGCCTGGAGAGCCTGGACATGCAGCTGTCGGACATGCAGGGCTCATTGCAGGGGCAGTTGAAACTGGCGATCGAGTCCAGTGCCAAGTACTTCGTGCCACACCTGTTCGCGGCCTTCAAGCAACGTCACCCGGAGGTCAACCTGACCCTGACGGTGGTCAACCGGGCCCAGGCCATCCGCCGCCTGTCGGACAACCGCGACGACCTGATCATCATGTCCATGGTGCCGCAGGACATGGGCCTGGAGTTCCTGCCATTCCTCAACAACCCGATCGTCGCGGTGGCGCCACCCGAGCACCCGCTGTGCAAGCTGGAACAGCTGCGCCTGCAGGACCTGGAACCTCATACCCTGCTGGTCCGCGAACAAGGTTCGGGCACGCGCAAGGCGTGCGAGGAATACTTCAAGGACAAGCGCGTACATTTCACCCAGACCCTGGAAGTGGCCTCGGCCGACGCCCAACGGGAGTGCGTGATCGCCGGCCTGGGCATTGCCCTGCTGACCCGCCATGCGGTCAACCTGGAACTGGCCACCGGTGTGCTGAAGGAACTGCCGGTGGAGGAACTGCCGCTGTACCGCAGCTGGTGCGTCGTGCAGTCCAAGGCCAAACGGCAGTCGCCGGTGGCCTTGGCCTTCCTGGCGTTCATTCGTAGCGAACGTGCGTTGATCAGCGCGCTGGTTGAGCGTTTTTCGGGGAAGCCGCTGCCGACGCCTGCCAGACCGTGA
- the hexR gene encoding transcriptional regulator HexR, giving the protein MNLLQHIAQSRHLLRKSELKVADHVLLDPAAVMHSSMADLAHSVGISEPTIVRFCRAIGCSGFQDLKLKLAQSLAAGASFGQFAIHEDDSVADYSLKIFDTTLHTLMEVREHLDPQALQQAVTAMAQAQRVEFYGFGASGAVAADAQHKFFRLLLSAAAYSDPHMQAMSAVTLKPGDVAVCISQSGRSKDLLITANLVRESGANLITLCPSQTPLAELSTVNLAIDVHEDTEIYTPLTSRIAHLVVIDVLAMGVAMARGPSLVNHLKSVKRSLRSLRLSPKSIKATDD; this is encoded by the coding sequence GTGAATCTGTTGCAACATATCGCCCAATCGCGCCACCTGCTGCGCAAATCGGAACTCAAGGTAGCCGACCACGTGCTACTCGACCCGGCTGCCGTCATGCACAGTTCAATGGCCGACCTGGCGCACAGTGTGGGTATCAGCGAACCGACCATCGTGCGGTTCTGTCGCGCGATCGGTTGCTCGGGCTTTCAGGATTTGAAGCTGAAGCTGGCGCAGAGCCTGGCCGCGGGGGCCAGTTTCGGTCAGTTCGCCATCCATGAAGACGATTCGGTCGCCGACTACAGCCTGAAGATCTTCGACACCACCCTGCACACCCTGATGGAAGTGCGCGAGCACCTCGACCCACAGGCGCTGCAGCAGGCGGTAACCGCCATGGCCCAGGCGCAGCGCGTGGAGTTCTATGGCTTTGGTGCCTCCGGTGCGGTGGCGGCCGATGCCCAGCACAAGTTCTTCCGCCTGCTGCTCAGCGCGGCAGCTTATTCCGACCCGCACATGCAGGCGATGTCGGCGGTGACTCTGAAGCCGGGTGATGTGGCGGTATGCATTTCCCAGTCGGGCCGTTCCAAAGACCTGTTGATTACTGCCAACCTGGTCCGTGAGAGCGGTGCCAACCTGATTACCTTGTGCCCCAGCCAGACACCGCTGGCCGAGCTGTCGACGGTCAACCTGGCGATCGACGTGCATGAAGACACCGAAATCTATACCCCGCTGACCTCGCGTATCGCCCACCTGGTGGTGATTGATGTGCTGGCCATGGGCGTGGCCATGGCGCGCGGGCCGAGCTTGGTCAACCACCTGAAGAGCGTGAAGCGCAGCTTGCGCAGCCTGCGCTTGTCGCCGAAGTCGATCAAGGCTACCGACGACTGA